The following are from one region of the Penaeus vannamei isolate JL-2024 chromosome 28, ASM4276789v1, whole genome shotgun sequence genome:
- the LOC113826945 gene encoding uncharacterized protein, with protein sequence MNEFVSLYEVGYRECMYQFCFDSYCMAVSFQRRSLAVVLALVAGVAHCDVSTSYSAPSSNFGGGAGAVGGGFATGGHGSFGGGSSGGIGGGAFGGSSAGSFGGAGGAGGGVSATYNAPSTSFGGSGSSGFGRGSGSFGGASSGGFGGGSAGGVSGGSFGGGSVGGAAVSATYNAPSNNFGSSGGLSSGAGSFGGAGSHGGAGSFGGAGVGSGSFGGAGITGGSFGSGAGASAGGLSASYSAPSTNFGASGGSAGGHGFGVSSSGFGGASGGSFGAGSSFGSGAGSAGVSNSYSPPRG encoded by the coding sequence ATGAATGAGTTCGTGAGCCTGTATGAGGTGGGATACCGGGAATGTATGTACCAGTTCTGTTTCGATTCTTATTGTATGGCTGTGTCGTTTCAGAGACGAAGCTTGGCAGTTGTTTTGGCTCTGGTGGCCGGCGTCGCTCACTGTGACGTCAGCACTAGCTACAGTGCCCCAAGCAGCAACTTTGGAGGCGGCGCAGGAGCCGTAGGAGGAGGCTTCGCCACTGGCGGTCATGGATCGTTCGGCGGAGGTTCCAGCGGGGGCATCGGCGGTGGAGCTTTCGGCGGTTCTTCAGCTGGGTCGTTTGGAGGCGCTGGTGGAGCCGGCGGCGGAGTGAGTGCCACCTACAACGCGCCCTCGACTAGCTTTGGAGGTTCTGGTTCCTCTGGCTTCGGCCGCGGTTCCGGATCCTTTGGTGGAGCCTCAAGTGGCGGCTTCGGAGGAGGATCCGCTGGTGGAGTTTCCGGTGGAAGCTTTGGAGGTGGATCAGTTGGAGGAGCCGCTGTGAGTGCCACCTACAACGCACCCAGCAATAACTTTGGAAGCTCTGGAGGCTTGTCCAGCGGTGCAGGATCATTCGGCGGTGCAGGATCCCACGGCGGTGCAGGATCCTTCGGCGGTGCAGGAGTGGGAAGCGGATCTTTCGGTGGAGCAGGAATCACAGGTGGATCCTTTGGTAGCGGTGCTGGTGCTTCTGCTGGTGGATTAAGTGCAAGCTACAGTGCCCCAAGTACTAACTTTGGAGCTTCCGGAGGCTCTGCAGGAGGACATGGCTTCGGAGTCTCCTCTTCCGGCTTTGGAGGAGCATCTGGAGGCTCCTTCGGTGCTGGAAGCTCCTTCGGAAGTGGAGCGGGAAGTGCTGGCGTGTCCAACAGCTACTCCCCCCCACGCGGATAG
- the LOC138867060 gene encoding uncharacterized protein encodes MAVSFQRRSLAVVLALVAGVAHCDVSTSYSAPNSNFGGGAGAVGGGFATGGHGSFGGGSSGGIGGGAFGGSSAGSFGGAGGAGGGVSATYNAPSTSFGGSGSSGFGRGSGSFGGASGGGFGGGSAGGVSGGSFGGGSVGGAAVSATYNAPSNNFGSSGGLSSGAGSFGGAGSHGGAGSFGGAGSHGGAGSFGGAGSHGGAGSFGGAGSHGGAGSFGGAGSHGGAGSFGGAGSHGGAGSFGGAGVGSGSFGGAGVTGGSFGSGAGASAGGVSASYSAPSTNFGASGGSAGGHGFGVSSSGFGGASGGSFGAGSSFGAGSSFGSGAGSAGVSNSYSPPRG; translated from the coding sequence ATGGCTGTGTCGTTTCAGAGACGAAGCTTGGCAGTTGTTTTGGCTCTGGTGGCCGGCGTCGCTCACTGTGACGTCAGCACTAGCTACAGTGCCCCAAACAGCAACTTTGGAGGCGGCGCAGGAGCCGTAGGAGGAGGCTTCGCCACTGGCGGTCATGGATCGTTCGGCGGAGGTTCCAGCGGGGGCATCGGCGGTGGAGCTTTCGGCGGTTCTTCAGCTGGGTCGTTTGGAGGCGCTGGTGGAGCCGGCGGCGGAGTGAGTGCCACCTACAATGCGCCCTCGACTAGCTTTGGAGGTTCTGGTTCCTCTGGCTTCGGCCGCGGTTCCGGATCCTTTGGTGGAGCCTCAGGTGGCGGCTTCGGAGGAGGATCCGCTGGTGGAGTTTCCGGCGGAAGCTTTGGAGGTGGATCAGTTGGAGGAGCCGCTGTGAGTGCCACCTACAACGCACCCAGCAATAACTTTGGAAGCTCTGGAGGCTTGTCCAGCGGCGCAGGATCCTTCGGCGGTGCAGGATCCCACGGCGGTGCAGGATCCTTCGGCGGTGCAGGATCCCACGGCGGTGCAGGATCCTTCGGCGGTGCAGGATCCCACGGCGGTGCAGGATCCTTCGGCGGTGCAGGATCCCACGGCGGTGCAGGATCCTTCGGCGGTGCAGGATCCCACGGCGGTGCAGGATCCTTCGGCGGTGCAGGATCCCACGGCGGTGCAGGATCCTTCGGCGGTGCAGGAGTGGGAAGCGGATCTTTCGGTGGAGCAGGAGTCACAGGTGGATCCTTTGGCAGCGGTGCTGGTGCTTCTGCTGGTGGAGTAAGTGCAAGCTACAGTGCCCCAAGTACTAACTTTGGAGCTTCCGGAGGCTCTGCAGGAGGACATGGCTTCGGAGTCTCCTCTTCCGGCTTTGGAGGAGCATCTGGAGGCTCCTTCGGTGCTGGAAGCTCCTTCGGTGCTGGAAGCTCCTTCGGAAGTGGAGCGGGAAGTGCTGGCGTGTCCAACAGCTACTCCCCCCCACGCGGATAG